Proteins found in one Nitratireductor kimnyeongensis genomic segment:
- a CDS encoding TetR/AcrR family transcriptional regulator, whose protein sequence is MVRQSTGAREKILAAAAEIVREAGAASMSLDAVAARAGVSKGGLLYHFSSKAKLFEALVEGFICEEYEKFEQRKQAHEKSPNGIVQAYIDLFVEERNKCQPPPSGLLAALAENPDFLKPVQTYEREVLDQMKTGASDPSLAVIALLVVHGVRAMELLSINVVDSQEMSDMLSALRGLLEAGTSKTG, encoded by the coding sequence ATGGTGAGGCAGAGTACCGGCGCGCGGGAGAAAATCCTCGCAGCAGCGGCCGAGATTGTCCGCGAGGCAGGTGCCGCAAGCATGTCGCTGGATGCGGTGGCCGCGCGTGCGGGGGTCTCCAAAGGGGGGCTGCTCTATCACTTTTCCAGCAAGGCGAAGCTGTTCGAGGCGCTGGTCGAGGGCTTCATCTGTGAAGAGTATGAGAAATTCGAACAGCGCAAACAGGCGCATGAAAAGAGCCCAAACGGCATTGTGCAGGCCTATATCGACCTGTTTGTCGAAGAGCGAAACAAGTGTCAGCCGCCGCCCTCCGGCCTGCTCGCCGCTCTGGCCGAGAACCCGGATTTCCTCAAGCCGGTGCAGACATACGAACGCGAGGTGCTGGACCAGATGAAGACCGGTGCAAGCGATCCGTCCCTTGCCGTCATCGCTCTTCTGGTGGTGCACGGGGTACGCGCCATGGAACTCTTGTCCATCAACGTGGTGGACAGCCAGGAAATGTCCGACATGCTGAGCGCACTGCGCGGTCTCTTGGAAGCTGGCACTTCGAAGACCGGATGA
- a CDS encoding efflux RND transporter permease subunit, whose product MSFSDIFIRRPVLSTVLGLLILLLGFQGLFNLQVRQYPEVEETVITVTTVYPGASADLIQGFITAPIARAVATTENVDYVTSQSRPSASSVSVQMRLGSDPDVALTEVMSKVQQVRSELPTDAKDPTIVKGTGMQFATMYLAMQNPNMSSEQLTEYIERVIRPRMSTIPGVAEVEIIGAANYSMRVWIDPVRLAARGLTAAEALAGIKASNFLAAPGNTENEYVAYAISMESTLQTPEAFGALPLKATGDDVVRLRDVAEIELAAESTDMVVSFNGQPGTFIGVFPTPGANPLDMAGAVTAELPEIQSSLPEGMSIEVLYDATESISASIEEVFKTIMEAVLIVIVIILLFLGSFRSVLMPIVTIPLSLIGVCFVLFALGYSINLLSLLAMVLAIGLVVDDAIVVVENIHRHIEEGLSPRKAAFVGMKEITGPVVAMTITLAAVFAPLAFTGGLTGSLFREFAMTLAGAVVISGVVALTITPMMSARILKAGNHSRFQVIVDTTFERLANLYERLVSGSLKYRPVTLLMVLVLLGLTGFMFMNTSSELAPEEDGGALFSLVTAPSYATTDYTTLYTSQMRELTKDLPELKANFSIVGFGGQTNSGIALWAFKDWADRERSQSEIQQDIQARLSKVAGVQALVFAPPSLPGAGGGLPISLVVQSTSQSARVFEVAEQIKEEAQASGRFIVVQNSLAYNAQQVVVTVDRDRAAALNLPVSDVGTTLSLLVGSGSIAQFDRDSNSYDIIMQVPQEYRENPERLGDFFVRSATGEMVPLSAVITVSTDVSAAAIEQFNQLNSATISALPVPGVSTGDGLAVIEDIARNTIPDGFFIEYSGQSRLEVEQGNTILIAFTLAVVVIYLVLAAQFESFRDPLIIMMTVPLSIFGAILPLNLGLSTLNIYTQVGLITLIGLITKHGILMVEFANQQREEHGMSRFEAIVASAKVRLRPILMTTAAMALGVVPLIMAAGAGAAARYSMGLVIFTGLIIGTSFTLFVVPMFYTFISKETLEHEEEDDHPSAHPRAAPAGE is encoded by the coding sequence ATGAGTTTTTCCGACATCTTTATCCGCAGGCCGGTCCTTTCGACCGTCCTCGGCCTGCTGATCCTGCTGCTTGGCTTTCAGGGTCTCTTCAACCTGCAGGTCCGTCAGTATCCGGAGGTCGAGGAGACGGTCATCACCGTCACGACCGTCTATCCCGGTGCAAGTGCCGATCTGATCCAGGGTTTCATCACGGCTCCCATTGCCCGTGCCGTGGCGACCACTGAGAATGTCGATTACGTCACCTCTCAGAGCCGGCCGTCGGCCAGCTCCGTGAGCGTGCAGATGCGCCTGGGTTCCGACCCCGACGTGGCTTTGACCGAGGTCATGTCGAAGGTACAGCAGGTGCGCAGCGAACTGCCCACCGATGCCAAGGACCCCACCATCGTCAAGGGCACGGGCATGCAATTCGCCACCATGTATCTGGCGATGCAGAATCCGAACATGTCGAGCGAGCAGCTCACCGAATATATCGAACGCGTCATTCGTCCGCGCATGTCGACCATTCCTGGCGTCGCCGAGGTGGAAATCATCGGCGCGGCCAATTATTCCATGCGCGTGTGGATCGACCCGGTTCGGCTGGCCGCGCGCGGGCTGACGGCAGCCGAAGCGCTGGCCGGCATCAAGGCGTCAAACTTCCTCGCCGCTCCCGGCAATACGGAAAACGAATATGTCGCCTATGCGATCTCGATGGAATCCACACTTCAGACCCCGGAAGCCTTTGGCGCTCTCCCGCTGAAGGCAACGGGCGATGATGTGGTGCGGCTGCGCGACGTGGCCGAAATCGAGCTGGCTGCCGAGAGCACCGACATGGTCGTCAGCTTCAACGGTCAGCCGGGCACGTTCATCGGTGTTTTCCCGACACCGGGCGCAAACCCGCTCGACATGGCCGGCGCCGTGACCGCGGAACTGCCGGAAATCCAGTCGAGCCTGCCCGAGGGCATGAGCATCGAGGTCCTTTACGACGCCACCGAGTCCATCAGCGCCTCCATCGAGGAGGTCTTCAAGACCATCATGGAAGCGGTGTTGATCGTTATCGTCATCATCCTTCTGTTCCTTGGCTCCTTCCGCTCGGTGCTGATGCCGATCGTGACGATCCCGCTTTCGCTGATCGGCGTTTGTTTCGTCCTGTTCGCGCTCGGTTATTCGATCAACCTTCTGTCGCTGCTTGCCATGGTTCTGGCGATCGGCCTCGTGGTGGATGATGCCATCGTGGTGGTGGAGAACATTCACCGCCACATCGAGGAAGGGCTTTCGCCGCGCAAGGCAGCCTTTGTCGGCATGAAGGAAATCACCGGCCCAGTTGTCGCGATGACGATCACGCTGGCAGCGGTGTTCGCGCCGCTGGCGTTTACAGGCGGATTGACGGGTTCGCTCTTCCGCGAATTCGCCATGACGCTCGCCGGCGCCGTGGTGATTTCCGGTGTCGTCGCGCTTACCATCACGCCGATGATGTCGGCCCGCATCCTCAAGGCAGGCAATCACAGCCGATTCCAGGTGATCGTCGACACGACGTTCGAGAGGCTTGCCAATCTGTATGAAAGACTGGTGAGCGGATCGCTGAAATACCGGCCGGTCACCCTGTTGATGGTACTGGTGCTGCTCGGTCTCACCGGGTTCATGTTCATGAACACGTCGAGTGAGCTGGCGCCGGAAGAAGACGGGGGCGCGCTCTTCTCGCTCGTCACCGCGCCATCCTATGCGACGACCGACTACACGACGCTCTACACATCGCAGATGCGTGAATTGACAAAGGACCTGCCGGAACTGAAGGCGAACTTCTCCATTGTCGGCTTTGGCGGACAGACCAATTCGGGCATCGCGCTCTGGGCCTTCAAGGACTGGGCCGATCGCGAAAGGTCGCAATCGGAAATCCAGCAGGATATCCAGGCGCGGCTTTCCAAGGTCGCCGGTGTCCAGGCGCTCGTCTTCGCGCCGCCTTCGCTGCCCGGCGCAGGTGGCGGCCTGCCTATCTCTCTCGTCGTCCAGTCGACCAGCCAGTCGGCGCGTGTGTTCGAAGTGGCCGAGCAGATCAAGGAAGAAGCGCAGGCTTCCGGCCGATTCATCGTGGTCCAGAACTCGCTCGCCTATAACGCGCAGCAGGTTGTGGTTACAGTGGACCGGGACCGGGCGGCAGCCCTCAATCTTCCTGTCTCCGATGTGGGCACGACACTCAGCCTGCTTGTCGGCAGCGGCTCCATCGCGCAGTTCGATCGCGATTCGAACAGCTACGACATCATCATGCAGGTGCCGCAGGAATATCGTGAGAATCCCGAACGGCTGGGCGATTTCTTCGTGCGCAGTGCCACGGGCGAGATGGTGCCGCTTTCGGCGGTCATCACCGTGTCGACGGATGTTTCCGCGGCAGCGATCGAGCAGTTCAACCAGTTGAACTCGGCAACGATCTCGGCCCTGCCGGTGCCCGGTGTTTCGACGGGCGACGGCCTTGCCGTGATCGAGGATATTGCCCGCAACACGATACCCGATGGCTTTTTCATCGAGTATTCGGGCCAGTCGCGCCTTGAAGTGGAGCAGGGCAACACGATCCTGATCGCCTTCACGCTCGCCGTGGTGGTGATCTATCTGGTGCTCGCGGCACAGTTCGAGAGCTTCCGTGACCCGCTCATCATCATGATGACGGTGCCACTATCGATCTTCGGCGCGATCCTGCCGCTCAATCTGGGTCTGTCGACGCTGAACATCTATACTCAGGTGGGTCTGATCACGCTCATAGGCCTGATCACCAAGCACGGCATCCTGATGGTCGAGTTCGCCAATCAGCAGCGCGAGGAGCACGGCATGTCGCGCTTCGAGGCGATTGTTGCCTCGGCCAAGGTGCGCCTGAGACCGATCCTCATGACCACGGCTGCCATGGCGCTCGGCGTCGTGCCGCTGATCATGGCGGCAGGCGCGGGTGCTGCGGCGCGCTATTCGATGGGTCTGGTCATCTTCACCGGTCTCATCATCGGCACCTCGTTCACCCTGTTCGTGGTTCCCATGTTCTATACCTTCATTTCGAAGGAGACATTGGAGCACGAAGAGGAAGACGATCATCCGAGCGCCCATCCGCGGGCCGCACCGGCCGGGGAATAA
- a CDS encoding LacI family transcriptional regulator, with protein MARRSDRPTLRTIAELTGLAVTTVSRALLDAPQIALETRQRVQRVAHEIGYQPDRAARHLRTGRTNVISFVLDPHDELLGFSTSMISGLTRALRDTQYHLVITPHFAEAPTLDPIEYILRNRMADGVVFSRTEPKDPRVKLLMENDFPFVSHGRTDLGIEHAFVDYDNAAFARMAVERLVSKGRRRLALILPPDRFMFRRHLLDGFQEAVERAGVASELPGDVNLDSDAADLYAWLTWRLRQPDPPDGMVCAGEVSALSIMAALSDQGLTVGKDFDLVVKQTSLLYDEVRPRIDAVYEDISEAGETLGKLLIRRIAGEKPDALQCLQEPVPRFTDRGHGTRAAIGARQSA; from the coding sequence ATGGCGCGCCGATCGGACCGCCCCACATTGCGTACAATTGCAGAGTTGACCGGCCTTGCCGTCACCACCGTTTCGCGCGCATTGCTCGACGCGCCGCAGATCGCGCTCGAGACCCGGCAGCGTGTTCAACGCGTCGCGCATGAGATCGGTTATCAGCCGGACCGGGCCGCGCGTCACCTGCGCACCGGCCGCACGAATGTGATCAGCTTCGTGCTCGATCCGCATGACGAATTGCTGGGCTTCAGCACCTCGATGATCAGCGGCCTGACGCGCGCGTTGCGCGACACGCAATATCATCTGGTAATCACCCCGCATTTCGCTGAAGCACCAACGCTGGACCCGATCGAATACATCCTGCGCAACCGCATGGCCGACGGGGTCGTCTTTTCAAGAACCGAACCAAAGGATCCGCGCGTGAAGCTGCTGATGGAGAACGATTTTCCTTTCGTCTCTCATGGTCGCACGGATCTCGGGATCGAGCACGCCTTTGTCGACTATGACAATGCGGCCTTCGCGCGGATGGCAGTCGAACGTCTTGTCTCGAAGGGGCGGCGGCGGCTGGCGCTGATCCTGCCGCCGGACCGTTTCATGTTCCGTCGTCATCTGCTTGACGGATTTCAGGAGGCGGTGGAAAGAGCCGGGGTCGCGTCGGAATTGCCGGGGGATGTCAATCTCGACAGTGACGCAGCCGACTTATACGCATGGCTGACCTGGCGGCTGCGGCAGCCGGACCCGCCAGACGGCATGGTGTGTGCCGGCGAAGTTTCGGCCCTGTCGATCATGGCCGCCCTGAGCGATCAGGGCCTGACCGTGGGCAAGGATTTCGATCTGGTCGTCAAGCAGACCTCGCTGCTCTACGATGAAGTCCGCCCGCGCATTGATGCCGTCTACGAAGACATCTCCGAAGCCGGCGAAACGCTTGGAAAATTGCTGATCCGCAGGATAGCCGGCGAAAAACCGGACGCATTGCAATGTCTGCAGGAACCGGTTCCGCGCTTCACCGATCGCGGCCACGGCACCCGGGCGGCCATCGGCGCGCGCCAGTCCGCATAA
- a CDS encoding efflux RND transporter periplasmic adaptor subunit, with the protein MIKRLLIAIVLLAIVAGGIIGFNMFRDQAIQQFFANMPVPTVTVSTVEAEEGKWTPSIEAIGTVNANQGVDLTVETTGIVTDVRFEANQQINAGDVLLQLEDNIQQADLSASRTQAALDQQSLDRARELRNRGVSSGVSLDNAEAAAQASAAQVQRAEAVLQQRQLRAPFSGTIGIPRVDKGQYLSPGTIVATLQDIETMRADFTVPEQQLGNLKIGQPVRLSLNNDSEEFEGEITGIDPKVDPSSRLVSVRARIDNTSGKLTPGQFVQVKVILPEEDGVISLPQTAVVTSLYGDYVFAARKPENAEQGEDGDEKLEARQVFVQVGRRSGRQVEIRSGLKPGDIIVTAGQNRLSNGTPVAIDNTINPGAPATSTPDGAMASESDQAPAGDDSETGEAAAQ; encoded by the coding sequence ATGATCAAGCGTCTTCTCATTGCCATTGTCCTGCTCGCAATCGTTGCGGGCGGCATAATCGGCTTCAACATGTTTCGCGATCAGGCGATCCAGCAATTCTTCGCCAACATGCCGGTTCCCACCGTCACTGTTTCGACCGTCGAGGCGGAGGAGGGGAAATGGACCCCGTCGATTGAGGCCATCGGCACGGTCAACGCCAATCAGGGTGTGGATCTGACAGTGGAGACCACCGGCATCGTCACCGATGTGCGCTTCGAGGCCAACCAGCAGATCAATGCCGGCGACGTGTTGCTTCAGCTGGAAGACAACATCCAGCAGGCCGACCTCAGCGCATCGCGCACCCAGGCCGCCCTCGACCAGCAATCCCTCGATCGTGCGCGCGAACTGCGCAACCGCGGCGTGAGCTCGGGCGTGTCGCTCGACAATGCGGAAGCGGCCGCACAGGCCTCCGCTGCCCAGGTGCAGCGCGCAGAAGCGGTGTTGCAGCAGCGCCAGCTGCGCGCGCCCTTCTCCGGCACGATCGGCATTCCGCGCGTCGACAAGGGCCAATATCTCTCGCCGGGAACGATCGTCGCCACGCTGCAGGACATCGAAACCATGCGCGCCGACTTCACCGTTCCCGAACAACAGCTCGGCAATCTGAAGATCGGCCAGCCCGTGCGCCTTTCGCTCAACAATGACAGCGAAGAGTTTGAAGGCGAGATCACCGGTATCGATCCGAAAGTCGATCCGTCGAGCCGCCTTGTCTCGGTGCGGGCGCGCATCGACAACACCTCCGGCAAGCTGACCCCCGGCCAGTTCGTTCAGGTGAAGGTCATTCTGCCTGAAGAGGACGGCGTGATCTCGCTGCCGCAGACAGCCGTCGTGACCAGCCTTTACGGCGACTATGTGTTTGCTGCACGCAAACCTGAAAACGCCGAGCAAGGCGAAGATGGTGATGAGAAGCTGGAAGCACGGCAGGTGTTCGTTCAGGTGGGCCGCCGCTCGGGCAGGCAGGTCGAGATCCGTTCTGGCCTCAAACCAGGCGACATCATCGTGACGGCCGGGCAGAACCGGCTTTCGAACGGCACGCCTGTCGCGATCGACAACACGATCAACCCCGGTGCACCGGCAACGTCCACGCCCGACGGCGCAATGGCGTCTGAATCCGATCAGGCTCCGGCCGGCGATGATTCCGAGACGGGAGAGGCGGCAGCCCAATGA
- a CDS encoding DUF4168 domain-containing protein encodes MILRNRLRMAATAVAVSASAAMLSPALAQDAVPSPSPAPQAQTQSFDDQKLEAFTVAFLAVSDVKEQYTERFRQAPSDDEKQQVQVEATKQMEQAVDQTDGISVDEYNQIIQTAQTDEALAQKLNGMIGEAAKTQN; translated from the coding sequence ATGATACTACGCAACAGATTGCGCATGGCCGCAACCGCGGTTGCCGTAAGCGCCAGCGCGGCGATGCTTTCACCGGCACTGGCCCAGGACGCCGTTCCCTCGCCGTCACCGGCACCGCAGGCGCAAACCCAATCGTTCGACGACCAGAAGCTGGAGGCCTTCACGGTCGCCTTTCTCGCGGTCAGCGACGTGAAGGAGCAATATACCGAGCGCTTCCGCCAGGCGCCTTCCGACGATGAAAAACAGCAGGTGCAGGTCGAAGCGACCAAGCAGATGGAGCAGGCCGTCGATCAGACGGATGGGATCTCGGTGGATGAGTACAACCAGATCATCCAGACAGCCCAGACCGACGAGGCTCTGGCCCAGAAACTGAACGGCATGATCGGCGAAGCCGCCAAGACGCAGAATTGA
- a CDS encoding ABC transporter substrate-binding protein, giving the protein MLKRLTTLAAAMLVSTALHAEPVSGGRANVVIQPEPPSLMMGLVQNGPTQMVAGQIYESLLRYDEKLQPVPQLAKSWEVSEDGLTYTFKLHDNVKWHDGEPFTSADVVFSADVFLRETHARLRTSLEHVDSITAPDDTTVVFQLKQPFGPFLGIFEAGTMPMVPKHIYEGTDYKNNPANNTPIGTGPFKFTEWVKGSHILLTKFEDYYEDGKPYLDEIYWHVIPDAASRAVAYETGVVDILPGGSVENFDVQRITEMDNTCVTDKGWEYFGPLSWMWLNNREGPTADKRFRQAVMYAMDRNFARDALWNGLGKVAKGPVSSSTRFFTDDVTAYDYDPEKAKALLEEMGYDGETVRLLPLPYGETWQRWAEAVKQNLGEVGINVEIVSTDVAGWNQKLAEWDYDMAFTYLYQYGDPALGVARTYISTNIAKGSQWNNVEGYDNKEVDDLFAKAAVAVTAEERQKLYTEVQQKLVDDVPVAWLLELGFPTIYRCNVKDLVTTAIGVNDGFKDAYIEK; this is encoded by the coding sequence ATGCTGAAACGACTGACCACACTTGCCGCCGCCATGCTGGTGTCGACGGCGCTCCATGCAGAGCCCGTCTCGGGCGGGCGCGCCAATGTCGTGATCCAGCCCGAACCGCCAAGCCTGATGATGGGTCTGGTGCAGAACGGCCCGACACAGATGGTCGCGGGCCAGATCTATGAAAGCCTGCTGCGCTACGACGAGAAGCTGCAGCCCGTGCCGCAGCTCGCAAAGTCCTGGGAAGTTTCGGAAGACGGCCTGACTTATACGTTCAAGCTGCATGACAATGTCAAATGGCATGACGGCGAGCCGTTCACCTCTGCCGACGTGGTGTTTTCCGCCGATGTCTTCCTGCGAGAGACCCATGCGCGCCTGCGCACCTCGCTGGAGCACGTGGACTCCATCACCGCGCCCGACGACACCACGGTCGTCTTCCAGCTGAAACAGCCCTTCGGCCCCTTCCTCGGCATTTTCGAGGCCGGCACGATGCCGATGGTGCCCAAGCACATCTATGAAGGCACGGATTACAAGAACAATCCGGCCAACAACACGCCGATCGGCACCGGTCCGTTCAAGTTCACCGAATGGGTGAAGGGTTCGCACATCCTGCTCACCAAGTTCGAGGATTATTATGAAGACGGCAAACCCTATCTCGACGAGATCTACTGGCACGTGATCCCGGATGCGGCTTCGCGCGCGGTTGCCTATGAGACGGGCGTGGTGGACATCCTGCCCGGCGGCTCGGTGGAGAATTTCGACGTCCAGCGGATCACCGAGATGGACAACACCTGCGTGACCGACAAGGGCTGGGAATATTTCGGCCCGCTCTCGTGGATGTGGCTCAACAATCGCGAAGGCCCGACCGCCGACAAGCGCTTCCGCCAGGCGGTGATGTACGCCATGGACCGCAATTTCGCCCGCGATGCGCTGTGGAACGGCCTCGGCAAGGTTGCCAAAGGCCCGGTTTCCTCGTCGACGCGCTTCTTCACCGACGACGTGACCGCATACGACTACGACCCGGAGAAGGCGAAGGCCCTGCTCGAAGAGATGGGCTATGACGGCGAGACCGTGCGCCTGCTGCCGCTGCCCTATGGCGAGACCTGGCAGCGCTGGGCCGAGGCCGTGAAGCAGAATCTCGGTGAAGTGGGCATCAATGTCGAGATCGTCTCCACCGATGTGGCCGGCTGGAACCAGAAGCTGGCCGAGTGGGACTACGACATGGCCTTCACCTATCTCTACCAGTATGGCGATCCGGCGCTGGGCGTGGCCCGCACCTACATTTCCACGAACATTGCCAAGGGCTCGCAGTGGAACAATGTGGAAGGCTACGACAACAAGGAGGTCGACGATCTCTTTGCCAAGGCCGCGGTGGCGGTGACGGCGGAAGAGCGCCAGAAGCTCTACACCGAAGTGCAACAGAAACTGGTGGATGACGTGCCGGTGGCATGGCTGCTCGAACTCGGTTTCCCGACCATCTATCGCTGCAATGTGAAGGATCTCGTCACCACGGCCATCGGCGTGAATGACGGCTTCAAGGACGCCTATATCGAAAAATAG
- a CDS encoding GntR family transcriptional regulator, with amino-acid sequence MSVFSEVSTMDLVTQIARQITEAIVTGHLKPGERLTELQLSRQFGTSRAPVREAARLLESQGLVTFSPRRGFFVRTFSATEMRDIYELRIGLELHAASLAVERATDADIAALETQLGRLYGTAGQASIETQIFEDFAFHRMLCKASGNARLLRVYDELATEMRAGITLIGKIYDDPQRMAETHEPIMQAVRKRDGEELRGALSYHIAVARDAVVALFEELEKGA; translated from the coding sequence GTGAGCGTGTTTTCGGAAGTGTCCACGATGGATCTGGTGACGCAGATCGCCCGGCAGATCACCGAGGCGATTGTCACGGGGCATCTGAAGCCTGGAGAACGGCTGACGGAACTTCAGCTGTCACGCCAGTTCGGCACCAGCCGCGCGCCTGTTCGCGAGGCGGCCAGGCTTCTGGAAAGCCAGGGTCTTGTCACCTTCTCCCCGCGCCGAGGTTTTTTCGTACGCACCTTCAGCGCCACCGAGATGCGCGACATCTACGAATTGCGCATTGGTCTTGAACTGCACGCGGCCAGTCTTGCGGTGGAGCGGGCAACCGACGCCGACATTGCGGCTTTGGAGACGCAACTCGGCCGCTTGTACGGCACCGCAGGTCAGGCTTCGATCGAGACACAGATTTTCGAGGATTTTGCTTTCCACCGCATGCTCTGCAAGGCAAGCGGGAATGCCCGTCTCCTGCGCGTCTATGACGAGCTGGCGACCGAAATGCGCGCCGGCATCACGCTGATCGGCAAGATCTATGACGATCCGCAGCGCATGGCAGAGACCCATGAGCCCATCATGCAGGCCGTGCGGAAGCGCGATGGCGAAGAGTTGCGCGGCGCGCTGAGCTATCACATTGCCGTGGCCCGGGATGCCGTGGTGGCGCTGTTCGAGGAACTGGAAAAGGGCGCCTGA
- a CDS encoding class II aldolase/adducin family protein: MNVQSQPVTSADAGQPRERVELAAAYRLIAHYHLDDSIFTHISARAPAEEGEHAFLINPFGLRFDEVTASSLVTVDINGDILRDNHGAGINKAGFTIHSAVHAARPDVHCVLHTHTVAGVAISSMEEGILPLNQWSLQFHNRLAFHDYEGIALDLGERERLVADLGDRNVMILRNHGLLTCGRTVGEAFALMFNMERACRAQLAIMSSGGRQIRISEDLAEKTARQYEGWDTHHTGNKPDPQWEAFQRLAIKHYPDLVE, translated from the coding sequence ATGAACGTGCAATCCCAACCGGTGACCTCTGCCGATGCCGGTCAGCCGCGCGAACGGGTCGAACTGGCAGCGGCCTATCGGCTGATCGCGCATTATCATCTGGACGACAGCATCTTCACGCATATCTCGGCCCGCGCACCGGCGGAGGAGGGTGAACACGCCTTCCTGATCAACCCGTTCGGTCTGCGCTTCGACGAGGTGACGGCATCGAGCCTCGTCACCGTCGATATCAATGGCGACATCCTGCGCGACAATCATGGCGCCGGGATCAACAAGGCCGGCTTCACCATCCACAGCGCCGTCCATGCCGCCCGGCCCGATGTGCATTGCGTTTTGCACACCCACACGGTGGCGGGCGTTGCCATTTCCTCCATGGAGGAGGGCATCCTGCCGCTGAACCAGTGGTCGCTGCAGTTTCACAACCGCCTCGCCTTCCACGATTATGAGGGCATTGCGCTGGATCTGGGCGAGCGCGAGCGGCTTGTGGCCGATCTCGGCGACCGGAATGTCATGATCCTGCGAAATCACGGGCTTCTGACCTGCGGGCGCACGGTGGGCGAGGCCTTCGCGCTGATGTTCAACATGGAGCGTGCCTGCCGCGCGCAGCTCGCCATCATGTCGTCGGGCGGCAGGCAGATCCGCATTTCCGAGGACCTGGCCGAGAAAACGGCGCGCCAATATGAGGGTTGGGACACCCACCACACCGGCAACAAGCCCGACCCGCAATGGGAGGCCTTCCAGCGCCTCGCCATCAAGCACTATCCCGATCTCGTGGAGTGA
- a CDS encoding ABC transporter permease: protein MLRFILMRLGKAAIILIAILTLNFFLIHAAPGDPAAVMAGEAGAADAKFIAQLREQFGLDKPLLTQLGIYLKGVLQFDLGFSYRQQMPVADLILDRLPATLLLTMTAFVISLLLGTLAGVLASARVGKWSDTAISTLALLFYATPLYWAALMAVLLFSVYFNWLPGFGYETVGANYTGFRRALDIGQHLILPATTLGLFFMAVYMRMTRASMLEVSQLDFVKTARAKGLKPGIIQRRHIFRNAMLPVVTLAGLQAGQLVGGAVLTETVFAWPGIGRLMFEALAQRDYNLLLGVFFVSAAMVLLFNLITDILYRFVDPRIRVA from the coding sequence ATGCTACGCTTCATACTCATGCGACTGGGCAAGGCGGCAATCATCCTGATTGCCATCCTGACGCTCAACTTCTTCCTGATCCATGCCGCGCCCGGCGACCCCGCCGCGGTGATGGCAGGCGAGGCGGGGGCCGCCGACGCGAAGTTCATCGCGCAGCTTCGCGAGCAATTCGGCCTGGACAAACCGCTGCTGACCCAGCTCGGGATTTACCTCAAGGGCGTGCTGCAGTTCGATCTCGGCTTTTCCTATCGCCAGCAAATGCCGGTGGCCGACCTGATCCTCGACCGGCTGCCCGCCACGCTGCTCCTGACCATGACGGCCTTCGTCATCTCGCTGCTGCTCGGCACGCTGGCCGGTGTTCTAGCCTCCGCGCGGGTGGGCAAATGGTCGGACACGGCGATCTCCACCCTGGCGCTGCTCTTCTACGCCACGCCGCTTTACTGGGCAGCACTGATGGCGGTGCTTCTGTTCTCCGTCTATTTCAACTGGCTGCCGGGTTTCGGCTATGAGACGGTGGGGGCGAACTACACGGGCTTTCGCCGCGCGCTCGACATCGGCCAGCATCTGATCCTGCCGGCCACCACGCTCGGCCTCTTCTTCATGGCGGTCTATATGCGCATGACGCGGGCCTCCATGCTCGAAGTCAGCCAGCTCGATTTCGTCAAGACGGCGCGGGCCAAGGGGCTGAAACCCGGCATCATCCAGCGCCGCCACATTTTCCGCAATGCCATGCTGCCGGTGGTGACGCTGGCCGGCCTTCAGGCGGGCCAGCTCGTGGGCGGCGCGGTGCTGACGGAGACCGTTTTCGCGTGGCCGGGCATCGGGCGTCTGATGTTCGAGGCGCTCGCCCAGCGCGACTACAATCTGCTTCTTGGCGTGTTCTTCGTGTCCGCCGCCATGGTGC